In one Melaminivora jejuensis genomic region, the following are encoded:
- a CDS encoding AAA family ATPase: MLKKANIQNFGPLPNGTYQFSPSLNVVVGENGLGKSQLLKLLYAVLKVNADARELTKAELQKAYAEKLVGVFRPDALGRLAKRKQGRERCEVQLHMHEAALSCAFSFASQAKSEVQLDKAPTQALEQAPAYIPTRELVTLCPWFGPLYDNFHLRFEESWRDTVSLLGAPSVKGPREKKAAALLAPLEEAMGGKVVVDSGTGEFYLSIPGEGSMEMPLVAEGLRKLAMLARLISTGVLLDKGYLLWDEPETNLNPKLIKVIARSILALCQQGIQVFIATHSLFLMRELEILLQEPALHAVQPRYFALKAGETGTATALEQSADLYDIQTLVLLDEELHQSDRFLAAEGLHARD; this comes from the coding sequence ATGCTGAAAAAGGCGAACATCCAGAACTTCGGCCCCTTACCGAACGGCACCTACCAATTCTCGCCCAGCTTGAACGTGGTCGTGGGCGAGAACGGACTTGGCAAGTCGCAGTTGCTCAAGCTCTTGTATGCCGTGTTGAAGGTCAATGCCGATGCACGCGAGCTGACCAAGGCCGAGCTGCAGAAAGCCTATGCCGAGAAGTTGGTAGGGGTGTTTCGGCCCGACGCGCTGGGGCGGCTGGCCAAGCGCAAGCAAGGCCGCGAGCGCTGCGAGGTGCAGTTGCACATGCACGAAGCGGCACTGTCGTGCGCATTCAGCTTCGCGTCTCAGGCCAAGTCGGAGGTGCAACTGGACAAGGCACCGACGCAAGCCTTGGAGCAGGCGCCGGCGTATATCCCGACCCGCGAACTGGTCACGCTGTGCCCCTGGTTCGGCCCACTGTACGACAACTTCCATCTGCGCTTTGAAGAAAGCTGGCGCGACACGGTCTCGCTGCTGGGCGCGCCCAGCGTCAAAGGGCCGCGCGAGAAAAAGGCCGCAGCGCTGCTCGCCCCCCTGGAAGAGGCCATGGGTGGCAAGGTGGTGGTGGACTCGGGCACTGGCGAGTTCTACCTGAGCATTCCCGGCGAGGGCAGCATGGAGATGCCGCTGGTGGCCGAGGGTCTGCGCAAACTGGCCATGCTGGCGCGCTTGATCAGCACGGGTGTGCTGCTGGACAAGGGCTACCTGCTCTGGGATGAACCGGAAACCAACCTGAATCCTAAGCTCATCAAGGTCATCGCGCGCAGCATCCTGGCGCTGTGCCAGCAGGGCATCCAGGTCTTCATTGCCACGCATTCGCTGTTTTTGATGCGTGAGTTGGAAATCCTGCTGCAAGAACCCGCCTTGCACGCCGTCCAGCCGAGGTACTTTGCCTTGAAAGCGGGCGAGACCGGGACTGCCACAGCACTGGAGCAAAGTGCGGATCTCTACGACATTCAGACCCTGGTGTTGCTGGACGAGGAGCTGCACCAGTCGGATCGATTCCTGGCGGCGGAGGGCCTGCATGCCCGTGATTGA
- a CDS encoding DUF3226 domain-containing protein: protein MQGKRVLLVEGRDDEHVVKNICGRFDLGVIDRIEPQEGKDPLLDTLPVKLKESDLAVLGIVLDADTDLGARWQALSSRLQSAGYQNIGGHPDPQGGVFEPPADSLLPRVGVWLMPDNQAPGILEDFLRFLVPAGDTLLSHAEQAVSTLPQTRFEVLKRPKVLMHTWLAWQQEPGKPYGQAITARYLDVNLPAGKAFADWLRRLFFPRAKI, encoded by the coding sequence ATGCAGGGCAAACGGGTGCTGTTGGTCGAAGGCCGGGATGACGAGCATGTGGTCAAGAATATTTGCGGTCGCTTTGACCTGGGAGTGATCGACCGGATCGAGCCGCAGGAGGGCAAGGATCCGCTGCTTGACACGTTGCCCGTCAAGCTCAAGGAGAGCGACCTGGCGGTGCTGGGTATCGTCCTGGACGCCGATACCGACCTGGGCGCGCGGTGGCAGGCGCTGTCCAGCCGGCTTCAATCTGCGGGCTATCAAAACATCGGCGGGCACCCTGATCCACAGGGCGGTGTTTTCGAGCCGCCAGCAGACAGCCTGTTGCCCAGGGTGGGGGTCTGGCTCATGCCGGATAACCAGGCGCCGGGCATCCTGGAGGACTTCCTGCGTTTCCTGGTGCCCGCTGGCGACACCTTGCTCTCGCATGCAGAACAGGCAGTCAGCACGTTGCCGCAAACACGCTTTGAGGTGTTGAAGCGTCCGAAGGTGCTGATGCACACCTGGCTGGCGTGGCAGCAGGAGCCTGGCAAGCCTTATGGGCAGGCGATCACCGCACGCTATCTCGACGTCAATCTTCCGGCAGGCAAGGCATTCGCCGATTGGCTCAGGCGACTGTTTTTTCCGCGCGCGAAAATTTGA